One window from the genome of Cricetulus griseus strain 17A/GY chromosome 2, alternate assembly CriGri-PICRH-1.0, whole genome shotgun sequence encodes:
- the Tuba1c gene encoding tubulin alpha-1C chain: MRECISIHVGQAGVQIGNACWELYCLEHGIQPDGQMPSDKTIGGGDDSFNTFFSETGAGKHVPRAVFVDLEPTVIDEVRTGTYRQLFHPEQLITGKEDAANNYARGHYTIGKEIIDLVLDRIRKLADQCTGLQGFLVFHSFGGGTGSGFTSLLMERLSVDYGKKSKLEFSIYPAPQVSTAVVEPYNSILTTHTTLEHSDCAFMVDNEAIYDICRRNLDIERPTYTNLNRLISQIVSSITASLRFDGALNVDLTEFQTNLVPYPRIHFPLATYAPVISAEKAYHEQLTVAEITNACFEPANQMVKCDPRHGKYMACCLLYRGDVVPKDVNAAIATIKTKRTIQFVDWCPTGFKVGINYQPPTVVPGGDLAKVQRAVCMLSNTTAIAEAWARLDHKFDLMYAKRAFVHWYVGEGMEEGEFSEAREDMAALEKDYEEVGADSAEGDDEGEEY; encoded by the exons ATG CGTGAGTGCATCTCCATCCACGTTGGCCAGGCTGGTGTCCAGATCGGCAATGCCTGCTGGGAGCTCTACTGCCTGGAACATGGCATCCAGCCTGATGGCCAGATGCCAAGTGACAAGACCATCGGGGGAGGAGATGACTCCTTCAACACCTTCTTCAGTGAGACAGGCGCTGGCAAGCATGTGCCCCGGGCTGTGTTCGTAGACCTGGAACCCACAGTCATCG ATGAAGTTCGCACTGGTACCTACCGCCAGCTCTTCCACCCTGAGCAGCTCATCACAGGCAAGGAAGATGCTGCCAATAACTATGCCCGTGGCCACTACACCATCGGCAAGGAGATCATTGATCTTGTCTTGGACAGAATTCGTAAGCTG GCTGACCAGTGCACAGGTCTTCAGGGCTTCTTGGTTTTCCACAGCTTTGGTGGGGGAACTGGCTCTGGGTTCACCTCCCTGCTGATGGAGCGGCTCTCTGTCGATTATGGAAAGAAGTCCAAGCTGGAGTTCTCCATCTACCCAGCCCCCCAGGTTTCCACTGCTGTGGTTGAGCCCTACAACTCCATTCTCACCACCCACACCACCCTGGAGCACTCTGATTGTGCCTTCATGGTAGACAACGAGGCCATCTATGACATCTGTCGTAGAAACCTCGACATTGAGCGCCCCACCTACACTAACCTTAACCGCCTCATTAGCCAGATTGTGTCTTCCATCACTGCTTCCCTCAGATTTGATGGAGCCCTGAATGTTGACCTGACAgaattccagaccaacctggtacCCTACCCTCGCATCCATTTCCCTCTGGCCACATATGCCCCTGTCATCTCTGCTGAGAAAGCCTACCATGAGCAGCTTACAGTAGCAGAGATCACCAATGCTTGCTTTGAGCCAGCCAACCAGATGGTGAAATGTGACCCTCGCCATGGTAAATACATGGCTTGCTGCCTGCTGTACCGTGGGGATGTGGTTCCCAAAGATGTCAATGCTGCCATTGCTACCATCAAGACCAAGCGTACCATCCAGTTTGTGGACTGGTGTCCCACTGGCTTCAAGGTTGGCATTAATTACCAGCCTCCCACTGTGGTACCTGGTGGAGACCTGGCTAAGGTCCAGAGAGCTGTGTGCATGCTGAGCAACACCACAGCCATCGCTGAGGCCTGGGCTCGCCTAGATCACAAGTTTGATCTGATGTATGCCAAGCGTGCCTTTGTGCACTGGTACGTGGGTGAGGGCATGGAGGAGGGGGAGTTCTCTGAGGCCCGTGAGGACATGGCTGCCCTAGAGAAGGATTATGAGGAAGTTGGGGCAGACAGTGCTGAAGGAGATGATGAGGGTGAAGAATATTAG
- the Prph gene encoding peripherin isoform X2 yields MPSSATMSHHSSGLRSNISSTSYRRTFGPPPSLSPGAYSYSSSTRFSSSRLLGSASPSSSARLGSFRAPRAGALRLPSERLDFSMAEALNQEFLATRSNEKQELQELNDRFANFIEKVRFLEQQNAALRGELSQARGQEPARADQLCQQELRDLRRELELLGRERDRVQVERDALAEDLAALKQRLEEESRKREDAEHNLVLFRKDVDDATLSRLELERKIESLMDEIEFLKKLHEEELRDLQVSMESQQVQQVEVEATVKPELTAALRDIRMQYENIAAKNLQEAEEWYKSKYADLSDAANRNHEALRQAKQEMNESRRQIQSLTCEVDGLRGTNEALLRQLRELEEQFALEAGGYQAGAARLEEELRQLKEEMARHLREYQELLNVKMALDIEIATYRKLLEGEESRISVPVHSFASLSLKTTVPEVEPPQDSHSRKMVLIRTIETRDGEVVTESQKEQHSELDKSSIHSY; encoded by the exons ATGCCATCTTCCGCCACCATGAGCCATCACTCGTCGGGCCTCCGGTCCAACATCAGCTCTACCTCGTACCGCAGGACCTTCGGGCCACCGCCCTCACTGTCCCCCGGAGCTTACTCCTATTCATCCAGCACTCGCTTTTCCAGCAGCCGCCTGCTGGGTTCGGCGTCCCCGAGCTCCTCGGCAAGGCTGGGCAGCTTCCGTGCCCCTCGGGCGGGGGCTCTGCGCTTGCCCTCGGAGCGCCTCGACTTCTCCATGGCCGAGGCCCTCAACCAGGAGTTCCTGGCAACACGGAGCAACGAGAAGCaagaactccaggagctcaacgATCGCTTCGCCAACTTCATCGAGAAGGTGCGCTTCCTGGAGCAGCAGAACGCAGCCCTGCGCGGGGAGCTGAGCCAGGCCCGGGGCCAGGAACCGGCACGCGCCGACCAGCTGTGCCAGCAGGAGCTGCGGGATCTGCGGCGCGAACTGGAGCTGCTGGGCCGGGAGCGCGACCGGGTGCAGGTGGAGCGCGACGCGCTGGCGGAGGACCTGGCGGCGCTcaagcagag GTTGGAAGAAGAATCCCGCAAGCGGGAGGATGCGGAGCACAACCTGGTGCTCTTCCGTAAG GACGTGGACGACGCCACCCTGTCCCGCCTAGAACTAGAGCGCAAGATCGAGTCTCTGATGGATGAAATTGAGTTCCTTAAGAAGCTGCACGAAGAG GAACTTCGGGACTTGCAGGTGAGCATGGAGAGTCAGCAGGTGCAGCAGGTGGAGGTGGAGGCGACTGTGAAGCCAGAGCTGACCGCGGCGCTGAGGGACATCCGTATGCAGTATGAGAACATCGCGGCTAAGAAtctgcaggaggcagaggagtgGTATAAGTCCAAA TACGCTGACCTGTCCGACGCCGCCAACCGCAACCACGAGGCCCTACGCCAGGCCAAGCAGGAGATGAACGAGTCCCGACGTCAGATCCAGAGTCTGACTTGCGAGGTGGACGGGCTGCGCGGCACG AACGAGGCGCTGCTCAGACAGCTGCGGGAGCTGGAGGAGCAGTTCGCCCTGGAGGCTGGAGGCTACCAAGCGGGCGCTGCGCGGCTGGAGGAAGAGCTTCGACAGCTGAAGGAAGAGATGGCGCGGCACCTGCGAGAGTATCAGGAGCTCCTCAATGTCAAGATGGCCCTGGATATCGAGATCGCCACCTACAGGAAGCTGCTGGAAGGGGAGGAGAGCCG GATCTCGGTGCCGGTTCATTCCTTTGCCTCCTTAAGTTTAAAGACGACTG TGCCTGAAGTGGAGCCTccccaggacagccacagccgCAAGATGGTTCTGATTAGGACTATTGAGACCCGGGATGGGGAG GTGGTGACAGAGTCCCAGAAGGAACAGCACAGTGAACTGGACAAGTCTTCTATTCACAGCTACTGA
- the Prph gene encoding peripherin isoform X1, giving the protein MPSSATMSHHSSGLRSNISSTSYRRTFGPPPSLSPGAYSYSSSTRFSSSRLLGSASPSSSARLGSFRAPRAGALRLPSERLDFSMAEALNQEFLATRSNEKQELQELNDRFANFIEKVRFLEQQNAALRGELSQARGQEPARADQLCQQELRDLRRELELLGRERDRVQVERDALAEDLAALKQRLEEESRKREDAEHNLVLFRKDVDDATLSRLELERKIESLMDEIEFLKKLHEEELRDLQVSMESQQVQQVEVEATVKPELTAALRDIRMQYENIAAKNLQEAEEWYKSKYADLSDAANRNHEALRQAKQEMNESRRQIQSLTCEVDGLRGTNEALLRQLRELEEQFALEAGGYQAGAARLEEELRQLKEEMARHLREYQELLNVKMALDIEIATYRKLLEGEESRISVPVHSFASLSLKTTVPEVEPPQDSHSRKMVLIRTIETRDGEQVVTESQKEQHSELDKSSIHSY; this is encoded by the exons ATGCCATCTTCCGCCACCATGAGCCATCACTCGTCGGGCCTCCGGTCCAACATCAGCTCTACCTCGTACCGCAGGACCTTCGGGCCACCGCCCTCACTGTCCCCCGGAGCTTACTCCTATTCATCCAGCACTCGCTTTTCCAGCAGCCGCCTGCTGGGTTCGGCGTCCCCGAGCTCCTCGGCAAGGCTGGGCAGCTTCCGTGCCCCTCGGGCGGGGGCTCTGCGCTTGCCCTCGGAGCGCCTCGACTTCTCCATGGCCGAGGCCCTCAACCAGGAGTTCCTGGCAACACGGAGCAACGAGAAGCaagaactccaggagctcaacgATCGCTTCGCCAACTTCATCGAGAAGGTGCGCTTCCTGGAGCAGCAGAACGCAGCCCTGCGCGGGGAGCTGAGCCAGGCCCGGGGCCAGGAACCGGCACGCGCCGACCAGCTGTGCCAGCAGGAGCTGCGGGATCTGCGGCGCGAACTGGAGCTGCTGGGCCGGGAGCGCGACCGGGTGCAGGTGGAGCGCGACGCGCTGGCGGAGGACCTGGCGGCGCTcaagcagag GTTGGAAGAAGAATCCCGCAAGCGGGAGGATGCGGAGCACAACCTGGTGCTCTTCCGTAAG GACGTGGACGACGCCACCCTGTCCCGCCTAGAACTAGAGCGCAAGATCGAGTCTCTGATGGATGAAATTGAGTTCCTTAAGAAGCTGCACGAAGAG GAACTTCGGGACTTGCAGGTGAGCATGGAGAGTCAGCAGGTGCAGCAGGTGGAGGTGGAGGCGACTGTGAAGCCAGAGCTGACCGCGGCGCTGAGGGACATCCGTATGCAGTATGAGAACATCGCGGCTAAGAAtctgcaggaggcagaggagtgGTATAAGTCCAAA TACGCTGACCTGTCCGACGCCGCCAACCGCAACCACGAGGCCCTACGCCAGGCCAAGCAGGAGATGAACGAGTCCCGACGTCAGATCCAGAGTCTGACTTGCGAGGTGGACGGGCTGCGCGGCACG AACGAGGCGCTGCTCAGACAGCTGCGGGAGCTGGAGGAGCAGTTCGCCCTGGAGGCTGGAGGCTACCAAGCGGGCGCTGCGCGGCTGGAGGAAGAGCTTCGACAGCTGAAGGAAGAGATGGCGCGGCACCTGCGAGAGTATCAGGAGCTCCTCAATGTCAAGATGGCCCTGGATATCGAGATCGCCACCTACAGGAAGCTGCTGGAAGGGGAGGAGAGCCG GATCTCGGTGCCGGTTCATTCCTTTGCCTCCTTAAGTTTAAAGACGACTG TGCCTGAAGTGGAGCCTccccaggacagccacagccgCAAGATGGTTCTGATTAGGACTATTGAGACCCGGGATGGGGAG CAGGTGGTGACAGAGTCCCAGAAGGAACAGCACAGTGAACTGGACAAGTCTTCTATTCACAGCTACTGA